The DNA segment ATGTTCTATAAGGACAAGATAAAGTTGATGGAGGTGACCAGAGATGTAGTTGAGATTGGCAGTCTGCCTggttccttagttctagattgcttctctccttggttagtttccaaacgTTTCTTGTCTTGGcttttggtgctttgaaaaatagtttgacatACACCCCCATCTTTGTAggatcccctcaaatattggaactgtgCTATCATGGACCCTCCCCCCAGTACttatcattagactagacatagctACACAGTGGCTAAGAGGCTAAGCTTATCTatcaaaaagttggcagttcagcgattcgaatccctagtgccatgtaatggggtgagctcccattacttgtcccagcttctgccaacctagcagttcaaaagcacgtaaaaaatgcaagtagaaaaacaggggccacctttggtaggaaggtaacaatgttctgtgcacctttggtgtttagtcatgatggccacataaccatggagatgtcttcagacaatgctggctcttcggctttgaaatagagatgagcaccatcccctagaaagGCTAGCATATACCAGTATGtgcgagggggacctttacctttacttctaCCCACTTCATGTAACcattctttatacattttagcttctagccccctaatcatttttgttgtttttctctgcactctttctagagcaggggtgtccaaacttggtccctttaagacttgtggacttcaactcccagagttcctcagccagctttgctggctgagggactctgggagttgaagtccacaagtcttaaagggaccaagtttggacacccctgttctagagtctcaacatctatctatcaacaaccgtgtgacttgggttgggctaagagagaaccACTGgctaaaagtcacccagctggatttcatacTTAAGGGGTGCATGTAGATGTAGAATGTAAATTCTAATGACTTTTGGCCTGCTAAAGCTAaaattgatgtatttatttttagaatGTATAGCGGTATTTAATTCCTACTGTGACATAATATGTAATTTGTCCAAAAGTTAAGGATTTATTCTTTCAGTTGAATTAAAAACTATTAATAGAAATGTATATGTAAATGTTCTTTTTTAAGGCGACAATAAATTAATCTGCCAAAAAGTAGCAACATGATCAAAACCAGGCAAGACTtctaatttcccccttttttttaatcagacaGGAAGTACTCATGTCAACCCGGATATCCTTCTTGCTAACTCCCGGAAGgtaaagcttccttccttccaaatggCTATAAAAGTAGCAAAATGGCGCTCCTTTATTAAGAAACGGAAGTAGGACGCGATGGACGGAAGTGTACAGGAAGTGGCTGTTTATGGCTGCACAGCGAAGACAAGAGAGTAGGTTTATTAGGCTTTCTCCACGGCCATTAGAGATCCCTTGGCAAAGGAGTGATTGTCGTCTCGGAGTAACTCTTGCGGGATCCTGGAGTTCCCCAGTTGCGATGTCCGAGATGGCGCTGGGGGTCGTAGCTACGATTGGAAACGGGGAGGGAGGACTCTGCAGTTGACACCCTATCGTAGTGAGTTTTGAGGGACATTTTCCTCCCCAACTCTTCCGCTTGCGCAGGGAAAGGGGCGGGGGGCGACGTAGTACCCGACCACATCTACTATCCCGGTTGGTTGCGAAGACAGAGGGCTCCGCCTCTTTAAATTGGAGGAAAGCAGCTCCGCTCAACTGCCAGGGCGCCCCGTAGTTGCTACAGGTGTACCCGCTGCTCCCTCGCAGGCCTGTACTGTAGGGTCTCCTCGCTGATTCTTGAGAAACATGGCGAAAGCCATCcctgtctcttctttttcctgtCAAATGGTGTCCCCTTAGATAGTCATTGAGCGGTGAAGTGGTTGGGGGAAAGGCTGCGATCTTTATCTTCCTGAATCCTTAGTGGGCAAAGTGTGGCAAAAGCAACGTGGTTTCAGCAGATCTGAGGGGACTGATGGGATCCTCCTTAAGTAGATCTGCAGAGTTTGGAATGTCAAATGTTTAACAACAGCCATCagggaaatatatataaattataaatgaattgttgaaaagaagaaagcttGAGGTAATTTGAAGCAGGTACTTGTAGAAAAAGGCTGAATTTCTGATCTGAAGTAAAATGTTTAGGTCCAAAACATGCTTACAATTTGTGCCTAATCCCAGTTTCTGGATCTCAAAGAATGAAGGAAGACAGTGAAAATAATACTCTAAAATTTGAAAACATTTCTATTGCATTGGAGGCAAATAGCTCTAGACTTTCTATccgcctgattgattgattgattgattgatcgatcaatTGGTTCCATTGCATGTATATCACACTGCATTCaaattatcccacctttattatactATCTAGaacaggtatttattttatttattttatttattttgtcacaacaatatatataggtatcatacaaaagattatatagtatataaacatatatataagtaaatattaggaggtataagcatatatatatatataagaagaagaaaaagaaaaacaataggacaggaacagtaggcacgtttgtgctcttatgcatgccccttatggtcctcttaggaatggggtgaggtcaatattagaaagtttttggttaaaacttttgggattatgggaagagaccacagagtcaggtaaagtgttccaagcactgatgattttgttgcagaagtcatattttctgcaatctagattaaagcggttaacattaagtttaaatctattggttgctcttgtattattattataaagtagtctttaacatgAAGGACATTACATtagatgattctatgggttaaacttaggtcttgtcgaaggcgacggagttctggAGGTAGGTTCTGTTTCTCTTCTACCTTctagttaaaaaaatattttaattcaattGTTCAAAGAATATGATAAAATCTTAGGacctatttaaaaagcaaaaaagggTAACAATTTAACATAACAGCTATTGGCTGGAGGAATGGAGAAGTGATATAATCACCAGTGGGAGTGTGCCTTCATTTTTTCTTCAGTATTTGTGTTCAAATTACATTTTAGTGCTTAAGTTGcattaaattacatttttatacaacTAACAGTagatggaattattttttttctgtaaatagTCATTAATAGGCTGTTGATGGTACTCTAAATTTTGGAATTTAGACAAAATACCACTTAAAGTAGAATAATATTGATTAAACTCacaaaatcaaaatatttatttgaaacctAATAGCGTGTTATAAGAGTAAtggattatatatatttttctctttaagTATTACAGATTGTGTATATCGACTAGTTGTAATGACTCTGGAtggaaaaaaagttttgaaattgCTTCCAGCTTCTAAACCTTTAAATAACTTGAAGCCTCTGGTTCAGTCTCCAGTTGTGTCTCATGCTGTTAAAGGAAATGTTTCACTATCTGTTCATGATTATGCGAAGACTTCATTTGCAAGTAGTATTACATCTGCAGCTGCTAAAATCTCTAAATTAAAGACCGTTGCAGCCAGGCGTTTAATTTTACCGAAGCCTTTAAATCAACTAGAACAAGTTAATGTAACTTTTTTTGTAAAACAGAATCCAATTACATTAACCGTTTCTGGCATTCAGAGTAGTTATTCAGCTGATAGATCATCCTTGCAGAAATCTTTTGCTCCAATTTGTTTGGACACAAGCACAACAGTTGTGAAAATAGAAAATACTCCACTTTCCATGAAACTGCCAATATTACCTTCTGACCACCACCTTCAAATACCTGCTCATACTAAAGTTAAAACTCTTCCACTTTCTGTTTTGCCACCAGTAATTCAGGACAAAATCCTGTCTACAGGTACAGCCTCAAATACTTCAGGGACAGGTGAAAATATCAATGCACCAATTTTTGTATCACCAGTAAATACAGTGAAAATGCCTGCTTCTGAATCATTGGAAACAAAACCAGTGGGAGAAGTATCCAGTTCTTTAATACTGACAACACCACAGAAGTTTGTCAATAGCTCTGCTATAGAAGTATCAACCTCTGGTAGTATGGAAAATAAGATGAGTCCTATCAAATGGGTTGTTCATGAAAATCCACAGTCATCAACATCTTACCTTGTCCCTGTAAAATCATCTAACAAGGTGGCATCTAAGCTCTTAGAAACATTGACTGGTACGAAAAATATCAGAAACAATTCTACCAGTATTTCGCCTATTTGTTCTAGCAACCTCCATGAAAGTCATGCAAAAATGCCTTCTATAAAAGACAATACTCTAATAATGTGCAACGGTGTTGCAAAGTTGTATTTACTGGCTAAAAAGGAGGCTAATGTTTTATCAACACTCAAGCTTAGCAAGCAAGAAAACACAAATGTCAGAAAACAAACATCAGAATTAATTAGTTCAGTTATAGATAATACCATAATTAATCAGGTTATCAATCTTGTATTATCAAAAAATAAAAGGATTGCATCTAATGTGAAAGAATCTAAATTCAGTGACAATACAATACCGTATCTAGAATCTGAAgtaaataagaattttaaaacagAATCAACACTTTCTGCCTCACCACATGACAGTCTTCAGATAAGCAGCATCAGCCAACATAAAGCAGTGTCCTCAAGGAGAAGTGGGATAAATGTTGCTCAGAAATATGTcacaaaagaaaacacatatgaTAGTACACATAAAGATCTTTCTTCTAAAGCAGCTACTGATCCTACATCACCACCTGTGGTACATCATGCAGTCAAAGAGGAAGAACAACAGGTAATTCTTCATatcaaattgtatttatattggatATTTATATCATTGGGATCGTGCTCATATCTGCCAATATGATTAgtggaaatggaaatgaaatatttttttctgtagcCACTTCTTCCTTGAGGAATAATTTGCTGAAGGACGTTGGCATgggtttctttcattttttatagGCCTCACAATTTTAGATCATCAGGTGATCTTTTTTGATAAATAGCTGCTTATATTTCTAAGATACATTTTTATATTCATTATTTACACATTTATTGTCTTGTAAATTACTTTAAGGAATAAAATGATTGAAATGAGTAATGTTTACTATTTTAGGCTAAAATAACTTCAGGAATGCCAATTTGGATGAAGCATATCCAAGAACAACAGAAAAAACAGTATCTTCAGTTGAGAAAAAAATTTGGTCTCTTTAAAGAAGAGAGAGTTTATCTTAGGAGAGTTTCATCAGTTCCATCTAAAAATTCAGAAGCATCTGTATTTTCTGACAGTGTACAAATGAATGACATTGATAATTTGATGTTTACACCTATAAAAAGTGAatctgaaaaagaagaaagggtacGTAGAATATTACATTTATGATTAATATTATTTGATACTTACACCTAATAATAACTATTATGAATAATGAAGCCTGTCATAATGATTGGCTGGATTGTGATATCATTAAATGTTTATAGATTCATTTTATTACAAAATATGTGTTTTTCAAGAAAAGTATGGAAGTATTAAAGTAACATCAAAGTATATGccctattatttttattgcttttgatATTTTTATGCTATTCCTAGTGTTTTGTAACATTCAAAAAGGAGGAGATACAGTAAGAGAAGCAATTTGAGTACTTTAATTTTTGAACGTGAAATAATGTCCCGCTACTTGTTTTTCCTTCATGAAAAGTGATGTATTAAATTTACTGTGAAACTGTTAAACAGGGCAGTTCTCAGTTTTATAGACCAATATAGTGATGCCTTAAAAGAAGAACAATTTTAGGGGGTCACGTGCTTATCCCTTCCATCCCTAATAGGTTCCTTTCAAGGACTTCCTCCCAATACAAGCTGTAGTGGCAGTAAATCTAAACTAGTGGACTTGTTGAAGTTGCATGTTGGTTTAGGAAGGGTGTTTCAGAAGGCTTTGAATTCAATAGAATCAAAGCTTTTCCTGATATGTTTTCTAGCCCAGTCTGTATTACACCTCCTTTTGACCCCTTCTAAAACTGGactttctaacattagaacatattcaaagtagaagaaaaattggGTTTTCAACCataggaagaaaaagggagacaTTCTTGGGACATTGTCTGCAAGACATTGAGCTACATTCAGAATAACTGTAGAGGGGGTTGTTTAATTTatattgtcacaatagtatactactctttttattctttatttacagATAAttggggaagaaggaggaaagtTGAATATAAAGAGGAAGATAAAAGCAGTACCAGTTTTAGAAAatccaaagaagagaaaaaatgatGCTACAACAATGCAGAACTCTGACTTTGAGTGTAACAGCTCTTATACAGTAATGGAAAACTTGAATAATTCTTGCACACAGAACTTATCAGAACAAGAGCATTCTAGTTTTCTTCAGTGTCCTCATAACGTCTCAAATCCTTGGGTTTGTAACAACTCTGAAGAGGACAGAGTTTTGAAGTCTACTTCGAATTGCCATGAAAATGAAACTGCTCTCGGTGAAAGTTCCTTCAAAAAGGATATTTTTCCTTTCAGCCCCCCAGACTTGGAAGAAACAATAAAAGATGAGAAAATAACAAGGCTTAAACTATTGCTGAGGGAACAAGAGGCAGCCTTGGAAGCACTTCGGAAAAAAATGCATCAATGTTAACAAAGTTAATTTGCAAATTGCTGAAATGTTACCTGATATTGTTCATTTAACATATAATAAATCAAATTTTCCTAATGTTTACATGGCATTAATAGGTACAAGTATGAATGAATGGACTCCAGTTCCAAGACAAGAAGTATGCAAATCTAGAATCTTATTGACAAGACTATAACTTGCTCAGAAATTTATTTAATTCGTTATAATTTTTATAGTAAATACAATTTGTATTCATGCTGATCAGTCTCCAGACTCTGGTTTCACAAGTGGAACTGCTGCAGATACTGTACATGTTTTGCTGCTTCCTGGCCAAGATGCTTGCTGTAATTCCAGGGCCCCTGGTAGTTGGACACCTACAATGGCAATGTGATCTGGAATTGGGGGAGCTTTCACTGtcccccttgtcatggtcaggtcATGCCTGATAGCCATGGGATTCTCTGGTGTAATTAATCACTGCAGGAAGATAGGGCCTATTATACTGGAATGAAAAGCCATCAGGTGAGATCACCCATCACCATGATAATGCTGATGGTATCCAATTATAtttcatataccgtattttttggactataagacgcaccaagatttcgaagatgttaggttcgggaagtaatgaggctggagaccagggtagtgacaacagctctttaatatagggtgaacccagcaacgggctgggcgaaaaccctctccttttatacagttctgttggaggttttgaccaatcagcaacgtgctgatttcccgctcaaatatttaaaggtacaacactaatacataacactcctcccctcccagaaaacactttgcctctatttacataaatatttacatgttatttttcgacgtagtcacgcaaataacctgggcgtctcctagtcctttctgacctgcgcggttcagttctgggtggtgttttgagctggtcggaggggctgttttctcctcccagcactttctctgggccaacgggctccggattattggccgactctttttcttggccatcgggccttggattacttttttcaatttccctgccgcttccctcgggaacctgatggcgtcgctggaactctgggatctcagctaagtcttgcgcctcccccgggtcattgttggctgtggaatcaaattggtattgatcatgatatgtttcgtttggttcagtttggtcggttattcgtttccttaactgatctatgtggcgcctccacactctgttgtcgggtagctctaccacgtatgattttgggccagttactttaattatttgtcctgtgagccaactagggccgtccccatagtttcgagcccacaccggtcgcctatgctcatttcctggtcttttctagttttccttgtaaccctctggtgtgtaatgggattcaaacggtccagtgggttAATTAGTTCAGTTATAGATAATACCATAATTAATCAGGTTATCAATCTTGTATTATCAAAAAATAAAAGGATTGCATCTAATGTGAAAGAATCTAAATTCAGTGACAATACAATACCGTATCTAGAATCTGAAgtaaataagaattttaaaacagAATCAACACTTTCTGCCTCACCACATGACAGTCTTCAGATAAGCAGCATCAGCCAACATAAAGCAGTGTCCTCAAGGAGAAGTGGGATAAATGTTGCTCAGAAATATGTcacaaaagaaaacacatatgaTAGTACACATAAAGATCTTTCTTCTAAAGCAGCTACTGATCCTACATCACCACCTGTGGTACATCATGCAGTCAAAGAGGAAGATAAAAGCAGTACCAGTTTTAGAAAatccaaagaagagaaaaatgatGCTACAACAATGCAGAACTCTGACTTTGAGTGTAACAGCTCTTATACAGTAATGGAAAACTTGAATAATTCTTGCACACAGAACTTATCAGAACAAGAGCATTCTAGTTTTCTTCAGTGTCCTCAAGGAGAAGTGGGATAAATGTTGCTCAGAAATATGTcacaaaagaaaacacatatgaTAGTACACATAAAGATCTTTCTTCTAAAGCAGCTACTGATCCTACATCACCACCTGTGGTACATCATGCAGTCAAAGAGGAAGAACAACAGGTAATTCTTCATatcaaattgtatttatattggatATTTATATCATTGGGATCGTGCTCATATCTGCCAATATGATTAgtggaaatggaaatgaaatatttttttctgtagcCACTTCTTCCTTGAGGAATAATTTGCTGAAGGACGTTGGCATgggtttctttcattttttatagGCCTCACAATTTTAGATCATCAGGTGATCTTTTTTGATAAATAGCTGCTTATATTTCTAAGATacattttaattcattatttcttttcagaaaatcggtatgtttctctttttctataATAAATATATGAACAGGGAAATCTCACTGGCTTATTTTTTAACAGTATTGTTTTGATTGGAATGTAATCCATGCTGATCTACTAACCCTAACTAACTCAAGTTTTTTTGTTGGTTTCTGTATGTTGTTGCTGAAGCTAAGTGTAGTTGGTATCTACCTGGACCTTTTTGAGATACAGTGCTAAAGAATAGGGTTGTCCTATTTTCAGTTGTGTTGGATCCTAACTTGACCAACTAGattgtgtgtaatgggattcaaacggtccagtgggcaccggagtttccgtcccattagcaattcggctggggcttttccggtggccgtgcttggggttctgtgctggatggctaggaaagtctattttgtttgccagtcacctggctttagcctggacaatgcctccttagcgctccggacggaacgcctgcaaggccattcgacgcagggtgaaaggcgcagagagggcatgtcggatgccttcctctgccaggtattcttcaaactgggctgccgtgaattggggcccattgtcggacaccagagtgtccgcaaccgtgagttgcgaataggtggcgcagggttgcgattactgcttcggccgtagtggatttcatgagtatgacctccaaccatttagaaaatgcatccacaactattaggaatgtttggccgtgaaaggggccagcaaaatcaatgtggattcttgaccagggcccttggggcttttcccattctctgactggggccgttgggggtagaggccTGGATTCTtggcaggcctgacatttccctaccctctcagcaatctctgcgtccatgagtggccaccatacatagcttctggctaaccccttcatccttacgatccctgggtgaccctcgtggaggaggtccaatacctttccccttaacttttcaggaattattacacgatcaccccataacagacaccccccttgagctgagagctcatctcgttttttgacaaattctttgaacctttcgcccggcgcagcgggccaccctctctgtacccaaccgagtacagtccttaacacaatgtcccggtatgatgcccgagccacttccttagatgtgactgggccagagtccaatgagtcaataagtaggatgggtgtccctggagtggggtcttcggtcgccccaggtagtgggcatcggcttaacgcgtctgcatgccccacttcttttcctggtcgatgttgcagcttgtacgaataagcggctaagaatatagtccatcgggtcaatcgcggcgaaagtgccacaggcgttgggcggtcgccagccagtatccctagtagcggt comes from the Ahaetulla prasina isolate Xishuangbanna chromosome 3, ASM2864084v1, whole genome shotgun sequence genome and includes:
- the LRIF1 gene encoding ligand-dependent nuclear receptor-interacting factor 1 isoform X1, whose translation is MDGSVQEVAVYGCTAKTRDITDCVYRLVVMTLDGKKVLKLLPASKPLNNLKPLVQSPVVSHAVKGNVSLSVHDYAKTSFASSITSAAAKISKLKTVAARRLILPKPLNQLEQVNVTFFVKQNPITLTVSGIQSSYSADRSSLQKSFAPICLDTSTTVVKIENTPLSMKLPILPSDHHLQIPAHTKVKTLPLSVLPPVIQDKILSTGTASNTSGTGENINAPIFVSPVNTVKMPASESLETKPVGEVSSSLILTTPQKFVNSSAIEVSTSGSMENKMSPIKWVVHENPQSSTSYLVPVKSSNKVASKLLETLTGTKNIRNNSTSISPICSSNLHESHAKMPSIKDNTLIMCNGVAKLYLLAKKEANVLSTLKLSKQENTNVRKQTSELISSVIDNTIINQVINLVLSKNKRIASNVKESKFSDNTIPYLESEVNKNFKTESTLSASPHDSLQISSISQHKAVSSRRSGINVAQKYVTKENTYDSTHKDLSSKAATDPTSPPVVHHAVKEEEQQAKITSGMPIWMKHIQEQQKKQYLQLRKKFGLFKEERVYLRRVSSVPSKNSEASVFSDSVQMNDIDNLMFTPIKSESEKEERIIGEEGGKLNIKRKIKAVPVLENPKKRKNDATTMQNSDFECNSSYTVMENLNNSCTQNLSEQEHSSFLQCPHNVSNPWVCNNSEEDRVLKSTSNCHENETALGESSFKKDIFPFSPPDLEETIKDEKITRLKLLLREQEAALEALRKKMHQC
- the LRIF1 gene encoding ligand-dependent nuclear receptor-interacting factor 1 isoform X3, with the translated sequence MDGSVQEVAVYGCTAKTRESCRRRRSSGVIQDKILSTGTASNTSGTGENINAPIFVSPVNTVKMPASESLETKPVGEVSSSLILTTPQKFVNSSAIEVSTSGSMENKMSPIKWVVHENPQSSTSYLVPVKSSNKVASKLLETLTGTKNIRNNSTSISPICSSNLHESHAKMPSIKDNTLIMCNGVAKLYLLAKKEANVLSTLKLSKQENTNVRKQTSELISSVIDNTIINQVINLVLSKNKRIASNVKESKFSDNTIPYLESEVNKNFKTESTLSASPHDSLQISSISQHKAVSSRRSGINVAQKYVTKENTYDSTHKDLSSKAATDPTSPPVVHHAVKEEEQQAKITSGMPIWMKHIQEQQKKQYLQLRKKFGLFKEERVYLRRVSSVPSKNSEASVFSDSVQMNDIDNLMFTPIKSESEKEERIIGEEGGKLNIKRKIKAVPVLENPKKRKNDATTMQNSDFECNSSYTVMENLNNSCTQNLSEQEHSSFLQCPHNVSNPWVCNNSEEDRVLKSTSNCHENETALGESSFKKDIFPFSPPDLEETIKDEKITRLKLLLREQEAALEALRKKMHQC
- the LRIF1 gene encoding ligand-dependent nuclear receptor-interacting factor 1 isoform X2 produces the protein MDGSVQEVAVYGCTAKTRDITDCVYRLVVMTLDGKKVLKLLPASKPLNNLKPLVQSPVVSHAVKGNVSLSVHDYAKTSFASSITSAAAKISKLKTVAARRLILPKPLNQLEQVNVTFFVKQNPITLTVSGIQSSYSADRSSLQKSFAPICLDTSTTVVKIENTPLSMKLPILPSDHHLQIPAHTKVKTLPLSVLPPVIQDKILSTGTASNTSGTGENINAPIFVSPVNTVKMPASESLETKPVGEVSSSLILTTPQKFVNSSAIEVSTSGSMENKMSPIKWVVHENPQSSTSYLVPVKSSNKVASKLLETLTGTKNIRNNSTSISPICSSNLHESHAKMPSIKDNTLIMCNGVAKLYLLAKKEANVLSTLKLSKQENTNVRKQTSELISSVIDNTIINQVINLVLSKNKRIASNVKESKFSDNTIPYLESEVNKNFKTESTLSASPHDSLQISSISQHKAVSSRRSGINVAQKYVTKENTYDSTHKDLSSKAATDPTSPPVVHHAVKEEEQQIIGEEGGKLNIKRKIKAVPVLENPKKRKNDATTMQNSDFECNSSYTVMENLNNSCTQNLSEQEHSSFLQCPHNVSNPWVCNNSEEDRVLKSTSNCHENETALGESSFKKDIFPFSPPDLEETIKDEKITRLKLLLREQEAALEALRKKMHQC
- the LRIF1 gene encoding ligand-dependent nuclear receptor-interacting factor 1 isoform X4 encodes the protein MAAQRRQEIIQDKILSTGTASNTSGTGENINAPIFVSPVNTVKMPASESLETKPVGEVSSSLILTTPQKFVNSSAIEVSTSGSMENKMSPIKWVVHENPQSSTSYLVPVKSSNKVASKLLETLTGTKNIRNNSTSISPICSSNLHESHAKMPSIKDNTLIMCNGVAKLYLLAKKEANVLSTLKLSKQENTNVRKQTSELISSVIDNTIINQVINLVLSKNKRIASNVKESKFSDNTIPYLESEVNKNFKTESTLSASPHDSLQISSISQHKAVSSRRSGINVAQKYVTKENTYDSTHKDLSSKAATDPTSPPVVHHAVKEEEQQAKITSGMPIWMKHIQEQQKKQYLQLRKKFGLFKEERVYLRRVSSVPSKNSEASVFSDSVQMNDIDNLMFTPIKSESEKEERIIGEEGGKLNIKRKIKAVPVLENPKKRKNDATTMQNSDFECNSSYTVMENLNNSCTQNLSEQEHSSFLQCPHNVSNPWVCNNSEEDRVLKSTSNCHENETALGESSFKKDIFPFSPPDLEETIKDEKITRLKLLLREQEAALEALRKKMHQC